One genomic region from Natrinema caseinilyticum encodes:
- the ppc gene encoding phosphoenolpyruvate carboxylase encodes MRLHNRDVRQDVRELGALLGDVLEDQTSRRSFETVESCRRAAIDYRSGELESRTPLITELEGLSPHQQRIVARAFTTYFELINLAEERERVRTIRSDSHDGSLDDSLETAAEELGEADVETVEQVLDDVLIEPTFTAHPTEARRKTVKSKLRTISTYLETLDERLLTNKEESQVWRDVDAEVTSLWQTPQVRNRQPEPEDEARNVQWYLENTLFEVVGEVYDELDDAIDAEVPGNLEIPKLFEFRSWAGSDRDGNPYVTPEVTANTLERQRSVILERYREQLKRLSGVLSQDGSRIDAGSAFQASLEEDRDRLPGSARTAEQRYPDEPYRQKLKLMRERLRRVGDVRPGGYDEADELLEDLSVIAESLRNNGAESVVDAHVDPIRRQVATFGFSLASLDLRDHQQKHTDAIAEALETEGIDYHDLSEDERVEFLTDAVLQDEPVLDLGDTDGLSEESARALELFDSLAEWQTEYGVHAIDTYCISMTEEPSHVLEVLFLADQAGVISLPEHAGIDIVPLLETEYALSGARRIMGTLFENEAYAQALEARGRTQEIMLGYSDSNKENGFLAANWSLYKNQRRLGEICDDFDVTMRLFHGRGGSISRGGGPMNEALLALPNSTVTGQVKFTEQGEAIAEKYANPRIAERNIEQMLNAQLRARKRAMDQPEEEIREEWIDAMETMADVARQEYRDLLESDGFVRYFEQATPITVIEDLDLGSRPASRSGERTVEDLRAIPWVFSWTQSRCILPGWYAIATGLEAYLDDGGSMETLQTMYDEWPFFRTTLDNAALSLSRTELEIADRYADMADSELRERFFPRITDEYERAADLITEIGQRDRLHTRDWLGENLERRNPYVDPLNLLQVYLLDRTHRTDIEERTLRLTVKGIAAGMKNTG; translated from the coding sequence ATGCGACTCCACAACAGAGACGTCCGACAGGACGTCCGCGAACTCGGCGCCTTGCTCGGGGACGTCCTCGAGGACCAGACCTCTCGTCGATCGTTCGAGACGGTCGAGTCGTGTCGGCGGGCCGCGATCGATTACCGATCCGGGGAACTCGAGTCTCGGACGCCACTGATCACGGAACTCGAAGGACTGTCGCCCCACCAACAGCGGATCGTCGCCCGCGCGTTTACGACCTACTTCGAGTTGATCAACCTCGCGGAGGAGCGCGAACGGGTCCGCACGATCCGGTCTGACTCCCACGACGGATCGTTGGACGACAGTCTCGAGACCGCGGCCGAGGAACTCGGCGAAGCTGACGTCGAGACGGTCGAGCAGGTCCTAGACGACGTGTTGATCGAACCGACGTTCACCGCACACCCGACCGAGGCCCGGCGCAAGACGGTCAAATCGAAGCTTCGAACGATCTCGACCTATCTCGAGACGCTCGACGAACGCCTGCTGACCAACAAAGAAGAGAGCCAGGTCTGGCGGGACGTCGACGCCGAGGTGACGAGCCTCTGGCAGACGCCCCAGGTCCGCAATCGACAGCCGGAGCCCGAAGACGAGGCGCGCAACGTCCAGTGGTACCTCGAGAATACGCTGTTCGAAGTCGTCGGTGAAGTGTACGACGAACTGGACGACGCCATCGATGCGGAAGTCCCCGGCAACCTCGAGATTCCGAAACTCTTCGAGTTTCGCTCGTGGGCGGGAAGCGACCGCGACGGCAATCCCTACGTGACCCCCGAGGTCACCGCAAACACGCTCGAGCGCCAGCGGTCGGTCATCCTCGAGCGGTACCGCGAACAGCTCAAGCGGCTCTCGGGCGTCTTGAGCCAGGACGGCAGTCGGATCGATGCCGGGTCGGCGTTCCAGGCCTCGCTCGAGGAAGACCGAGATCGATTGCCCGGCAGCGCCCGCACTGCCGAACAGCGGTATCCGGACGAGCCCTACCGACAGAAGCTCAAGCTCATGCGCGAACGGCTCCGGCGCGTCGGCGACGTCCGACCGGGCGGCTACGACGAGGCTGACGAACTCCTCGAGGATCTCTCGGTCATCGCCGAGAGCCTGCGCAACAACGGTGCCGAAAGCGTCGTCGACGCCCACGTCGATCCGATCCGGCGCCAGGTTGCGACCTTCGGGTTCTCCCTGGCGAGCCTCGACCTGCGGGACCATCAGCAAAAACACACCGACGCCATCGCCGAGGCCCTGGAGACCGAGGGCATCGACTATCACGACCTCTCGGAGGACGAGCGCGTCGAGTTCCTGACCGACGCCGTCCTCCAGGACGAACCGGTACTCGATCTCGGCGACACCGACGGCCTGTCGGAGGAGTCGGCGCGCGCCCTCGAACTGTTCGATAGTCTCGCGGAGTGGCAGACCGAGTACGGCGTCCACGCGATCGACACCTACTGCATTTCGATGACCGAGGAGCCGAGCCACGTCCTCGAGGTGCTGTTCCTCGCCGATCAGGCCGGCGTGATTTCTCTCCCCGAACACGCCGGAATCGACATCGTTCCCCTCCTCGAGACCGAGTACGCGCTCTCCGGTGCGCGTCGGATCATGGGGACGCTGTTCGAGAACGAGGCCTACGCGCAAGCGCTCGAGGCCCGCGGCCGGACCCAGGAAATCATGCTCGGCTACTCGGACTCGAACAAGGAAAACGGCTTCCTCGCGGCCAACTGGTCGCTGTACAAGAACCAGCGTCGGCTTGGAGAGATCTGTGACGATTTCGACGTGACCATGCGGCTGTTCCACGGCCGCGGCGGCTCGATCTCGCGAGGCGGCGGGCCGATGAACGAGGCGCTCCTGGCGCTTCCGAACTCGACCGTGACGGGCCAGGTCAAGTTCACCGAACAGGGCGAGGCCATCGCCGAGAAGTACGCCAATCCGCGCATCGCCGAGCGCAACATAGAGCAGATGCTCAACGCCCAGCTCAGGGCGCGAAAACGTGCGATGGACCAGCCTGAGGAGGAGATCCGCGAGGAGTGGATCGACGCGATGGAAACCATGGCCGACGTCGCCCGCCAGGAGTATCGCGATCTCCTCGAGAGCGACGGCTTCGTCCGGTACTTCGAGCAGGCGACGCCGATCACCGTCATCGAGGATCTGGATCTGGGGTCGCGCCCGGCCTCTCGGTCCGGCGAACGGACCGTCGAAGATCTGCGGGCGATCCCGTGGGTGTTCTCCTGGACCCAATCGCGGTGTATCCTGCCGGGGTGGTACGCCATCGCGACGGGCCTCGAGGCCTATCTGGACGATGGTGGCTCGATGGAAACGCTCCAGACGATGTACGACGAGTGGCCGTTCTTCCGAACGACGCTGGATAACGCGGCGCTGTCGCTTTCGCGTACCGAACTCGAGATCGCCGACCGATACGCCGACATGGCCGACTCCGAGCTTCGAGAGCGGTTCTTCCCACGAATAACCGACGAGTACGAGCGGGCGGCCGATCTGATAACGGAAATCGGCCAGCGCGACCGACTGCACACCCGCGACTGGCTCGGTGAGAACCTCGAACGTCGGAACCCCTACGTCGATCCGCTCAACCTGCTCCAGGTGTATCTGCTCGATCGGACCCACCGAACCGACATCGAAGAACGGACGCTTCGGCTGACCGTCAAGGGGATCGCCGCCGGGATGAAGAACACCGGATAA